The following coding sequences lie in one Saccopteryx bilineata isolate mSacBil1 chromosome X, mSacBil1_pri_phased_curated, whole genome shotgun sequence genomic window:
- the LOC136317260 gene encoding uncharacterized protein, whose product MKAKGKEKEVEKLKSPFYLIQFFSFMAVSHPASPVGGVVPRKVDSEQSLVQLALARQAGVALPKAGSWCSVTATTLEGDKDELRSVLADPLAPHALKTPCARSELALGVRVASRASEKHVRGVRQLQQQMEPSLASQFVRLRKERDTLVSQLRLVWQDLQQAQEQREAVCQQLLQAKRRLWQVGPAASPPRYDVWPMNVEERNQLLAKIRKLRLAADSQRASTSAPEALCEAEEALGPSV is encoded by the exons ATGAAGGCAAAgggcaaagaaaaagaagttgaaaaGCTGAAGAGCCCTTTCTACTTAATACAGTTCTTTAGTTTCATG GCAGTCTCTCACCCAGCCAGCCCTGTAGGTGGCGTTGTGCCAAGGAAAGTGGATTCTGAGCAAAGCCTAGTGCAGCTCGCACTTGCCCGCCAAGCAGGGGTCGCACTGCCAAAGGCTGGTAGCTG GTGCTCAGTAACGGCAACGACACTGGAAGGAGATAAAGACGAGTTGCGAAGCGTTCTGGCCGACCCTCTGGCGCCACACGCACTCAAGACCCCCTGCGCCCGGAGTGAGCTGGCCTTGGGCGTGCGTGTGGCCTCCAGGGCGAGCGAGAAGCACGTGCGCGGGGTCCGGCAGCTGCAGCAGCAAATGGAGCCGTCTCTGGCTTCCCAGTTCGTGCGGCTGCGCAAGGAGCGCGATACGCTGGTCTCGCAGTTGCGGCTGGTGTGGCAAGACCTGCAGCAGGCGCAGGAGCAGCGGGAAGCCGTGTGTCAGCAGCTGCTCCAGGCCAAGAGGCGGCTCTGGCAGGTGGGTCCTGCTGCGTCTCCACCCAGATATGACGTGTGGCCAATGAATGTAGAGGAGCGAAACCAGTTGCTGGCCAAAATACGGAAGCTCAGGCTGGCTGCAGATTCCCAGAGGGCCTCCACATCAG CTCCAGAAGCTTTGTGTGAAGCTGAAGAAGCTCTGGGTCCCAGTGTGTGA